The following DNA comes from Thermoanaerobaculia bacterium.
GCTGATGCGCGACGACGTTCCCCTCGAGGGCTGCGCCGGCTGCGGCGCGGCCCGGACGGTCGTCGCCGTCGAGCGGATCCGGCTCGGCGCTGTCTGGCATCGGGTGGAGATCCACCATCCTCACGCCTCGTGCGGCCCGGGCGGATGCGAATACGAACTCCGCGTGGAAGAGCGCCTGTTCACCGTTTCGGTTTCCGGCCGGCGAACCAGCCCTTCGCGCCGACGAGCTTGAGCGACGATTTTCCGCCGGAAACTTCGACTCCGACCGAAAGAGGCCCCGCGGAGACGAGGAACGCCCCGTCGGCGGCCTTCCCGCGCCGGGCGTAGTCGCCGGCGATCGTGAACTTCCCGCCCCGCGCGTCGAGGCCGGCGATCTCGACGGTCGCGGGGCCCAGGACGACGCCCGCCGACGCGGTCAGCCCCTCGAGCCCGACGATGCCTCTCGCCCATCGCGGAAGCGCGACGCCGAAGAGCGTGTAGAGCGGCCGCGCGTCGCGGCACTTCGCCGCGACTTGTCCGGAAAGCTCGAGCCCGCCGGACTTCGAGCGCAGCGTCCCGGCGCCGACGTCGAATCTTCCCCACCAGTTGCGGGCGCCGCCCGCGCTCGAAACGTCGGCGAGCTCGAACGACGTGCCTCGGAGGCGGCCCGCTCCGTCGGCAGGATTCCAATCGGGCATGCGAAGCCGGACGACCGCATCGCCGGCGAGAGCGTTCTTTCGGTAGACGGCTCGCACGCCGCTGACGGCGAGGGTGAGCGAAAGGCTCCCGTCGCCGCGCCGGAGCGCGAGATGCCCGTCGATTTTCCCCCGCCCGCCCGAAAGCCGCGGCTCGGCGGAATCGCGCAGGTAGTAGTTCAGGAAGCGCGAGTCCGTGATCTCCCCCGCCATTCGGGCCTCGGCCGCGACGTACCGGTATACCTCGCTCCCGCGCACCGAGCGAGGATCGAACGAAGAGATCCGGCCGGCGACCTGCGCCCGCAGTCGCTCGACCGCGAGGTCGCGGCCGAGCCAAACGCGTCCCCCGCCGAAATCGACGCGCGCCGGTCCGACCCTCGACTCCTTCCGCGGCCACAGGGAGAATCCTCCCGCGACCTGCGCATCCCCGGCATAGCGATACTGGTCGATCCAGATCTCCCGCGCCGGAGCCTCCAGCCCTTCGATCTGCACCTGCCAGTAATGCCGTGGGTCCTCGGGCGGGGGGAAGAACGGCGGGCCGCCCTTGATCGGGACCTCACCGAAGCCGGGGATCGGCGGGAGCGGCGCGCGCGCCGCCGCCGTGTCGTGGCGCGCGGAAAGGCGCTGCCGCAGGCGAAACGCGAGGCCCGTCGCGCGGACCGACGTCGCGTGAAACCGCTTCGCCAGCAGATCGAGGAGCGAGTACCGAATGTCCGCCCGCTCCATCCGGAACCACCACTGCACGTTCGGGTCGCTGCCGCGCATCTCGAGTCCCTCGACGACCACGCGGCCCGGCCACGGCGCCCGCGCGGAGGAATACGAGAGCCGCAGCTTCTCCGGCTTGTCGTTCACCCAGCGGAGGAGCAGCCCGCGCCGCAGGAGGAAACCGGGAGCTGCCGCCGCGAGCGCCAGAAGGACGCCGACAACCGCGACCGCCCACAGGACGGCGCGACCGAGCTTTCGTGATCGGATCGGCATTCAGGGAGAGCACGCTGAGCAAGCGACGGGCCATGGCACAGCGCCTGCATATCGACCATGCGGGGACGGACGGCGTCGAGGAGTTCGGCATCGTGGTCGTGTTCCCCGAGAAGTGAAGAAGGAGTTTCCATGAGAAAGACACACCGGGTCCCCACCGCCATCGCCGTTTTGCTGCTGCTCGCCGGACTCGCCGCGTGCAAGACGACGTCGTCGCCGCACCGGCAGGTCGACGACGCGGCGATCAAGGCGTCGGTCAAGGCGAAGCTCGCCTCCGACGTCCGCCTGTCGACGCTGACGAACGTCGAGGTCAACTCGACCAACGGCATCGTCACGCTCGCCGGCAAAGTTCGCAGCGACGAGGAACGGCGGATGGCGGGCGAAGTCGCGCGCTCGGTGGACGGTGTCGTCCGGGTCGACAACAACCTGCAAGTCGAAGGGCATTAGAGCACGAGGTTTGAGGCGGACGGCCGGTTCTGCCGGTCGGACGCAGCCGCGGGGGGTTCGCCCCCCGCGTTCTTTTTATTGGCATGCGTGGCGATGCATCGAGCCGGGCGGGCGCGGGCCGGCCGCGACGCCGTCGCCGTACTTCGGTCAGTACGACTCGGGACGTCGTGGCCGGCCCGCATCCCGCCGGGCTCGCGCCTCGCCGCGCTTCGTCGTCTTTTCATCTTTCGCAAAACCGCTCGGCCTCCGACGTCGATACGGTTGAGGAGTGAATGGGGCCCTTGCGAGAAGCGGGAGCCTCGGCGAGGGGGGTGGCGGCGGCGCGGTCGAGCCGCTCGTTCGGCGAGCGGCGCCGACGTCACGCGCTCCCGTCCCCCGAGCCCGCTCCCGCGACGGTTTGCCGCGACTTCCAGAACCCCTTCCACGGATCCGCCGAGGCCAGCCGTTTCTCGAAGTTCCCGAGGTTGAATCTCGCGGGGTCGAGCTTCGGGTCGACCTCGCTCCAGTCGAGCGGAGTCGAGACCGGCGCCTTCGGCCGGCGCCGCACCGAGTAGGGAGGCACGATCGTCTGGCCGAACGCGTTCCGCAGCGCGTCGGCGAACACCCGGCTGCCGCGCCTGGCCTTCGACATCTCGACCGTGACGAGCTTCGGAGCCCGCTCGGCGAGACGCCTTCCGATCTCCGCCGCGAACGCGCGCGTGCCGTCCTGCGTCGCGCCGCGGGCGAGCGGCACGAAAACGTGGAGACCGCGGCTCCCGGACGTCTTCGGGAAGGATCGAATCTTTTCCTCCTCGAGGATGTCGCGCAGCAGGAGCCCGGCGCGAGCCGCCGCGGCGAAGCCGCCGGATGAGGGGTCGAGGTCGAATGCGAGCCAGTCCGGCTGGTCGAGCGAGTCCTTCCGGCAGTTCATCACGTGAATCGCGATGCAGCCGAAGTTGACGAGCGTCAGGAGCGCCTTCTTCGTCCCTCCCACGACGTAGTTCACGATCTTCCCCGTGCTCTCGGCCCGGATCGGAACGGTCGGAATCCCCGCCGCCGCCGCGTCCGGGAAGTTCTTCTGGAAGAAGCACGGGCCCGCCATCCCCCCGGGGCAGCGCTCGGCGGTGAGCGGCCGGTCCTTCAGCCAGGGCAGGATCGCCGGCGAGATCCGGTCGTAGAACGCGGCGACGTCCCCCTTCGTGATTCCGTCGCCGGGCCACCAGAGCTTGTCGGGGTGCGTGATCCGCACGCCGCCGATCGAAATCTCCGCGCGCGGGCGCTCCACGGGCTCGCCGCGCCTCGTCCTATTTTTCACGGTCCCTCCACCGCAGCTCGCGCGCGGCTTTATCGGCGCGGAGCCCCAAAAACGTCGGGTGGCGGAGCTTCCCGTCCTCCGTCCACTCCGTGAAACCGAGCTGCGCGACGAGCTCGGGCCTGACCCAGTGCGCCCCCTTCTCCTTCGGGCGCGTCTCGAACGGACACACCTCCGAGGGACGGAATCGCCGCGACACGTCGGCGAGGATCTTGTGCGAGTAGCCGGTCCCGACTTTTCCCGCGTAGCGGAGCTTCTGCCCCTCGAAGAGGCCGACGAGAAGGGCGCCGAAGTGCTCGCGGCTCCCGCCGGGCTCGGTCCACCCGCCGATGACGAACTCCGATTCCTTGCGCACCTTCACCTTGAGCCAGTTCCGCGACCGCGTTCCCGGCTCGTACCGCGAGTCGTCGCTCTTGCTGACGATCCCCTCCCAGCCGCTCGCGCGCGCCGCGGCGAACGCCTCGAGGCCGTCGGCGGAGAGCCGCCGCGAGCGCCGCAGGACCCGACGGCGCGCCGGGACGATCCGCTCGAGCCGCCGGCGCCGCTCCGAGAGGGAACGCGACAGGAGCGATTCGCCGCCGTCCTCGAGGCAGTCGAAGATCGCGTAGACGAGAGGCACCCGCTCGCCCAGCTCGCGGCGCTGGAGGCGCTGGAACCGGGACACGCCGGCCGCGTCGAAGGCCACGATCTCCCCGTCGAGGACGAAGTCTCCGTCGAGCTTGCCGAGCGCCGCGGCGATCTCGGCGAAGTCGGCGGTGCGGTCGATCGCGTTTCGCGAGTAGATCTTCACGCGCGCTCCCCTCTTGTAGGCGAGCGCGCGATACCCGTCGTACTTCTCCTCGTTGACCCATCCGGCCCGGCGAAAGGGCTCGTCCACGAGGGTCGCGAGCATCGGCGCGAGAGGCTCGCGCAGGCCGGCCGCGCCGCGTGCGCCCTTGCGCGTCAACGCGTTTCTCCCGGCGGAAGCTCCTGCCCCCGCAGCACCCGCTCCACCCCGGCGTCGGAACCGTTCTCGGCCGCTTCCTCGAGCGCGGAGTGATCGGTCAGCGCCTCGTCGCTCAGGTACTCGTGCAGCCAGATCCGCTCGACGATCGGGTATGCGGCCACGAGCGGCAGGACGAGCACGGCGCCGAGGATCCCCTGGAGCATCCCGCCCACGACGAGCGTGATCCGCACGGCCGGTCCCGAGAGGCGAAGACGACGGCCGTACACCCTCGGGATCAGGACGTAGTTCTCCACCACGTGGTAGAGGATATACAGGGCGAGCACCGCCGCCGAGGCGATCGGCGAGACGGCGAGGGCGAGCAGCACCGCCGCCCAGACGAGGAGCGCGGCGGCGAGCACCTCGAAGATCGTCCCCCACGAGATGCCGATCTCGTCCTTCGTCCGCGCGCCGGCCGGTCCGGATTCGCGCCGCCAATCGGCGGAGGAATTCTCCATCCGGGCCATGCCCATCGCACGAATCGCGCCATTTTTCCGGATCTCCGGTGGCACGGGCTTTGCCCCTGTTTCCGGCATGAGCCGAGCACGCCACGAAGAGACGCCGCCCCCGGCGCGCCGCGAATCGCGGCTCCGGGCCGCCCTCCTCGCGGTCCCGCGCGCCGCGCGGCGGGTCGCCGCGGCGATCCTGATCCTGCTGATCCTCCTCTTCGCCGCCTCCTTCTTCGTGGACGAGCCGATGCGCCGCCACATGGAGGCGAAGATGAACCAGAGCTTGAAGGGGTACTCGGTCCGGCTCCCGGGCCTCCACTTCCAGCTGATCGGCATGTCGGTCACGTTGAAGGGGCTCACGCTCCGGCAGAACGCCCATCCCGAGCCGGCGGTCCTGCAGATCCCGCGCCTCCATGCGAGCGTCGAATGGCGCGAGCTCCTGACCGGTCACGTCGTCGCCGACTTCCTTCTCGACCAGCCGCGCATTCACGTGAACCTGCCGCAGCTTCAGTCGGAGGCCAGGGACGCCGTCCCCGCCAGGGACAAGGGATGGCAGCCGGCGGTCGAGGCGATCTATCCCCTGAAGATCAACCTGCTGCGGATCCACGACGCGGACGTCGTCTACATCGACCAGGACCCGGGGAGAGCGCTCCACATCGCGCACCTGAACGCGCGGGCGAGCAACATCCGCAACATCCACTCCCGCGAGCACGTCTACCCCTCCCCCTTCCACGCCGAAGCGGTCGTCTTCGAGAAGGGACGGGCCGTGCTGGACGGGCACGCGGATTTTCTGTCGGAGCCGTTCCTCGGCGTCCACACGATGTACGACATCCGGGACGTTCCGATCGAGAAGTTTCGGCCGATCGTCGAACGCTCCAACCTCGTCGTGAAGGGCGGGACGCTCTCGTCCTCGGGCGAGATCGAGTACGCGCCGAAGATCGAGCTCGTCGACGTGCACGACCTGCTCCTCCGGGGGCTGCGTCTCGACGTCGTCCATTCCCCGGCGACGGCCGCCAACGAGCGCGCGAAAAAGGCCGCGGTCGAGAAGGCGGCCTCGAACGTGACGAACAAGCCGGCGGTGCTCCTCCGGTTGCAGAAGCTCCGGATCCGGGACGGCGAGATCGGCCTCGTCAACAAGGCCCACAACCCCCCGTACCGGGCGTTCCTGTCGAGGACGAACGTCGACGTGACGAACCTCTCGAATCACTTCAGCCAGGGGCCCGCGAAGGCCACCCTGACGGGGCGATTCATGGGAAGCGGGCCGTCGCACGCGACGGCGACGTTCCGGCCGGAGAACGCGGGGCCGGACTTCGACCTTCAGGCCGCAATCGAGCACACGGACATGACGACCATGAACGAGATGCTCCGCGCCTACGGCAAGTTCGACGTGGCGAAGGGGGACTTCTCGTTCTACACCGAGCTCCACGTCAAGCGCGGCGCGCTGTCGGGCTACATGAAGCCGCTCTTCACCGAAATGAAGATCGGCGCGCCGGGAGAGAAGAAGAGCTTCGGCAAGAAAGTCTACGAGGCGGTCGTCGCCGGCGTGTCGAAGATCCTCGAGAACAGGAAGAAGAACGACGTGGCGACCGTCGTGAACCTCTCCGGCCGTCTCGACAACCCGAAGGAGAGCGTCTGGCAGATCATCGGGAAGATGATCGAAAACGCCTTCATCCGGGCGATCCTGCCGGGGTTCGACCGGGAGGTTGCCCGGCTCGGCGCGACGTAGCCCCAGCGCGTCTCGAGTCGAAGTCAAAAAATCAAAAATCGGCGAGTCCTGACGTCCGAGTCCTGACTACCGTTTTGGACTTTCCGACTTTCGACTTTTGGACTTTGCGACTTCAAGACTTCAAGACTACGATCGGGCCACTCCCGGCTCCTTCGGGAGCTCGCGGGACGGGCCGTGCGGCTCGCGTCGGTCGGGCCCCTCGTACTCCTCCACCTCTTCGACGTAGTCCTCCTTCTCTTTCGGCGTGAAGTCCGCCTTCCCGACGACCCGGCCCGGTCCTTCGATCCGCCGTTCCCGTCGTGCTTTCACCTTCGCCTCCGTCTTCTCCGGACCGAGCGGCCCACGCGCGGCGCCCCGCCCGTCCCGACTCTCTATTTCCTCCTCGAGCCGCTCGACGAGCCCGACGAGCCGGACGGCGACTCCCGGCCGGACGTCGACGGCTCGCTGCGGGCCCGATCGGCTCGATTCGCCGGACCGGTTCGAGTCGCCGGCGCGGCGCGAGTCGCTCGGGCTGCGGCTTCCGCTGTGGCGAGATCGTTCGTCTCGGTTTTTTTCTCTCATCCGCGACTCCTTTCCGGGCGACCCGAAAGCCGGGGCAAAATCGGTGCAAGAACGGGGCCGGGGGCGTTTCCAGGGCGAAGAAAGCCCTTCCGGGCCGCCTACGCCGACGCGGCGGGCCCGCGCCGGGTGCTGCGCAGCAGCTCGCGGACGACGCCCGCGTGGTCCTCGATCTCGGCAGTCTTCGATTCGTGAATGCGCGCGATCGTGGAGAGGCCTCTCCGGCGGGCATCGTCGCCGAGACGGCGCGAGAGTGACATCTTCTCCTGCATCGTGCGAAGCGCGACCGACAGCGCCCGTTCGACGGCGTCGCTCTGGCCGGCCGCCATGGTCGCCTGAGTGAAGGCGTGGCCGACTCGGCAGCGGTACCGGAGCAGGTCGCCGTCGCGGGTCTCCCACAGGCTGCCTCCGCAATCGGGACACGTGTACAGGGAGGGGTCGCCCTCGCGATCCTCCTTGTCCTGGACTGCGGGGTTCATCCGGGAAATCTCGAGCTCGTCGTCGTTCGAAGGCGACCGGATGGGCATGACCGAGGGCGGAAGCGCCCTTCCGCTCGCGAGCGAGACGAGTGCCTCGGCGATCCCCGAAAGCGGAAGAACGTAGTCGACGGGCGCGTTTCGGATCGCGTTCTGCGGCATGTCCGGGTGCTCGGCCTCCTTGGGGTCCTGGACGATCGTCGTCCCTCCCGCGCGCTTGATCTCGATCAGGCCGGACGTGCCGTCGTCGAGGCGCCCGGTCAGGAGGATGCCGACCGCCCGCTCACCGTGCACGGCGGCGACCGAACGCATCGTGACGTCGATCGCCGGCCGGTGCCGGTTCTCCTTCGGTCCCCACCAGACCCGGGCGCGGTGGTCCTCCACGCCGAGGTGCATGTCCGGGCGCGCGAGCAGCACGGTTCCAGGCCGGATGATCGTCCCCTCCGCCGCCCAGGCGACGGGAAGAAGGCTGTGCGGCTGGAGGATGGCATCGAGAAGCCCCGGCGAGTCCGCGCCCGCGTGGAGAACCGCGAGAATCGACGCGGGGAATCCCTCCGGGATCTCGCGCAGGAGATTTCGGAGCGCGCCGATTCCCCCGGCGGATCCTCCGACGACGAAAACGTCAGGCGCTGGCACGCGCCGCGCCTTCCGCCGCGGCGGTCACGAAGGCGACCGCGCACGCGACGACGGCGGCGTCGCGCAGGATCCGGTGATGACCGAGCCCTCTGGTCCGGACGATCGTCGCTCCGCGCCAGACGCGGACGATCGTTTCCCCGTCGCGGAGGGGGACGCAATGGTCCCGTTCGTCGTGGAA
Coding sequences within:
- a CDS encoding BON domain-containing protein; protein product: MRKTHRVPTAIAVLLLLAGLAACKTTSSPHRQVDDAAIKASVKAKLASDVRLSTLTNVEVNSTNGIVTLAGKVRSDEERRMAGEVARSVDGVVRVDNNLQVEGH
- the ligD gene encoding non-homologous end-joining DNA ligase, whose translation is MKNRTRRGEPVERPRAEISIGGVRITHPDKLWWPGDGITKGDVAAFYDRISPAILPWLKDRPLTAERCPGGMAGPCFFQKNFPDAAAAGIPTVPIRAESTGKIVNYVVGGTKKALLTLVNFGCIAIHVMNCRKDSLDQPDWLAFDLDPSSGGFAAAARAGLLLRDILEEEKIRSFPKTSGSRGLHVFVPLARGATQDGTRAFAAEIGRRLAERAPKLVTVEMSKARRGSRVFADALRNAFGQTIVPPYSVRRRPKAPVSTPLDWSEVDPKLDPARFNLGNFEKRLASADPWKGFWKSRQTVAGAGSGDGSA
- the ligD gene encoding non-homologous end-joining DNA ligase yields the protein MTRKGARGAAGLREPLAPMLATLVDEPFRRAGWVNEEKYDGYRALAYKRGARVKIYSRNAIDRTADFAEIAAALGKLDGDFVLDGEIVAFDAAGVSRFQRLQRRELGERVPLVYAIFDCLEDGGESLLSRSLSERRRRLERIVPARRRVLRRSRRLSADGLEAFAAARASGWEGIVSKSDDSRYEPGTRSRNWLKVKVRKESEFVIGGWTEPGGSREHFGALLVGLFEGQKLRYAGKVGTGYSHKILADVSRRFRPSEVCPFETRPKEKGAHWVRPELVAQLGFTEWTEDGKLRHPTFLGLRADKAARELRWRDREK
- a CDS encoding DUF748 domain-containing protein; amino-acid sequence: MSRARHEETPPPARRESRLRAALLAVPRAARRVAAAILILLILLFAASFFVDEPMRRHMEAKMNQSLKGYSVRLPGLHFQLIGMSVTLKGLTLRQNAHPEPAVLQIPRLHASVEWRELLTGHVVADFLLDQPRIHVNLPQLQSEARDAVPARDKGWQPAVEAIYPLKINLLRIHDADVVYIDQDPGRALHIAHLNARASNIRNIHSREHVYPSPFHAEAVVFEKGRAVLDGHADFLSEPFLGVHTMYDIRDVPIEKFRPIVERSNLVVKGGTLSSSGEIEYAPKIELVDVHDLLLRGLRLDVVHSPATAANERAKKAAVEKAASNVTNKPAVLLRLQKLRIRDGEIGLVNKAHNPPYRAFLSRTNVDVTNLSNHFSQGPAKATLTGRFMGSGPSHATATFRPENAGPDFDLQAAIEHTDMTTMNEMLRAYGKFDVAKGDFSFYTELHVKRGALSGYMKPLFTEMKIGAPGEKKSFGKKVYEAVVAGVSKILENRKKNDVATVVNLSGRLDNPKESVWQIIGKMIENAFIRAILPGFDREVARLGAT
- a CDS encoding chemotaxis protein CheB; protein product: MPAPDVFVVGGSAGGIGALRNLLREIPEGFPASILAVLHAGADSPGLLDAILQPHSLLPVAWAAEGTIIRPGTVLLARPDMHLGVEDHRARVWWGPKENRHRPAIDVTMRSVAAVHGERAVGILLTGRLDDGTSGLIEIKRAGGTTIVQDPKEAEHPDMPQNAIRNAPVDYVLPLSGIAEALVSLASGRALPPSVMPIRSPSNDDELEISRMNPAVQDKEDREGDPSLYTCPDCGGSLWETRDGDLLRYRCRVGHAFTQATMAAGQSDAVERALSVALRTMQEKMSLSRRLGDDARRRGLSTIARIHESKTAEIEDHAGVVRELLRSTRRGPAASA